TGGGCAGCGACTGCTTGCCATTGTTCCGGCAGATGACACGGTGGCGCGCTTTGGCGGCGACGAATTTGTTTTGCTATTGCACGGGCTGTCGGGCAATAGCGAGGAAGCTGCGGAGGCCGTGGCGCTCATCTGCCGCAAGATTCTCACAGCCATACGCGAGCCAATTATTGTGGAGGGCATTACCTGCAACTGCACAGCAAGTATCGGCGTTGCCCTGTTCGGCAAGCAGAGTATCACTCCAGATGAACTGCTCAAGCAGGCGGACCTTGCCATGTATCAGGCTAAAGATGCCGGAAGAAATACCGTGCGGTTTTTTGATCCGGCCATGCAGCAAACCGTCATGGAGCGCATAGAGCTTGAGCGGGATCTTGAGGAAGCCATACGCCTTGAGCAGTTTGTGCTGTATTATCAGCCGTTGATCAGCGTGGATGACACTGTGTTTGGCGCAGAAGCGCTGATTCGCTGGCAACACCCCAAACGTGGTATTGTGCCGCCTGTCGAGTTTATTCCCCTTGCAGAAGAAAACGGCATGATTGCCCGCATAGGGGCATGGGTGGTGCGGGAGGCGTGCAGCCAGCTTGGGCGCTGGGCCGAGATACCCGAGTTTTCAAATCTGACAATAGCCATCAACGTAAGCGCCCGTCAGTTCCGTGAAAGTGATTTTGTACGGGATGTTACGGCATCTGTGCGGCAAGCGGGCATTGACCCAGGCCTGCTGAAGCTGGAACTGACCGAAAGTCAGCTGGCTGTGAACATGCAGGAAATCATAGCGTCCATGGTCAAATTGAGCAATCTGGGTATCCGGTTTTCGCTAGATGACTTTGGCACCGGCTATTCATCCATGACGTATCTAAAGCTGCTCCCGCTGGATCAGCTCAAGATTGACCGTTCGTTCATCCGCGACCTCCTCACTGACCCCAACGATGCCGCCATCGCCAGCATCATTATCGCGCTTTCGCAAAGCCTTGGTTTAACCACCGTGGCAGAGGGCGTGGAAACACGCGAGCAGAAAAGGGCCCTGCTGAACATGGGGTGCACGTTGTTTCAGGGGTATCTGTTCAGCGTGCCGCTGGCAGTAAAGGACTTTGAGCGGTATCTTGCGCGCAGAAATGCAGCGGCAGCCGCAGAGGGGCATGGTAATCAGGCCGAGCAGCCCGAGAGCGCTGAACAGACCGAAAACACTGAACAGAGAGCGGCGGACGAGGGCAGGGGAGCGGCCTGAGCAGGGTGTGGAGGCTTTGGACAGGGCAAAATTCAGGCCTGTTGCGTGCTGCGCCATGCCTGAAAAGAACTTTGTGGTTCAATAACAAGGGCGGGGTAAACCCCGCCCTTGAACGTCATATCCGCAAAATATCCACAAGAATTCGGCTACTCGTTGATGCCATCCAGTTGCTGCCATTTGCCAAGGTGGCTTTCAATATGCTGGCATATTGCCGCCTGTTCTTCCTTGCCTTGCCCGGCAATGGTGAGGGGGCTTGCAAAGTTGTAGCGTATGGTCAGGCCGGGTTTGACCGGGCCAAGTTCCTTGATTTTTTTGCCCTGTCCCCAGGCATCGGTCTTGAGCGCCAGCGGCACAATGGGCACTCCGGCCTTTTTAGCCAGCTTGACGCCGATGGAATTGAACTGCTGCGGATTAAACTCGCGCGAGCGGGTGTGCTGCGGAAACACAATGATGGAAATGCCCTTTTTCAGACGCTCCAGCCCGCCGTTCAGCACAGCTGTGAGGTCTTCGCGCGGGTTGCTGCGCCCAACTACAATGGGGTCGCGCGAGCACATCACCGGGCCAAAAAACGGCATGGTGGTGAGGCTTTTTTTGACCACAAAGGTCACCTGGCGGCGGGGCCGGATCATGGCCGGGAGCATGAATGTTTCCAGCGTGCTCATATGGTTGGCCACAAACAGGCAGGGGCCGTCCACAGCTTCAATGGCGTCCATGCCCTCAATCTGGATGGGGCAGCCCATGCGCTCCACAAGGTCTGCCACCCACGCGCTGGCATATACCCATGCAGCATCGTCGCACTGCCCCTTGGAAGCTCTGGAGCACAGCCAGCGCACCGGGCCGAGAAACAGGCGGCTGTAAAAGCTGAGCGAAGGCATCATACGGCTGAAAAAGCCCGCACTGGCAGGCTGACTGCTGTATGTGTCGCCCGTGAGAAACTTGGCTTCAAATGCGCCGTCAACAAAGGGGTTCATGCCTATTCATCCGTTTTTTTGATTTTATGCAGTTTGCGCCACCACTGGCTGAGGCGGGGTTCTTCCCCATTGTCGCGCGGCTGGTAGAACCTGCGGCCTTCCAGTTCTGTGGGCAGGTATGACTGCTCGATCCACGATTCCGGGTAGTTGTGGGGGTACTTGTATTCCTTGCCGTAGCCCCATTCCTTGTGCAACTGCGTTGAAGGATTGCGCAGATGCAGCGGCACCGGGCGCGTTCCGTTGAGCTTGACCTCGCGGGCGGCGTTGAGATAGGCCGCGTAGGAAGTATTGCTCTTTTTGGCAAGGGCCAGATAGGTGACAGTTTCCGCCAGCGGAATGAACCCTTCCGGCATGCCCACAAATTCCACGGCCTGCTGACAGGCCACAGCCAGCCCCAGAGCGTCCGGGTCGGCCAGCCCCACATCTTCCGATGCGGAGAGTATCAGGCGGCGGCAGACAAAGCGCGGGTCTTCGCCGCCTTCAAGCAGGCAGGCCAGATAGTACAGGGCCGCATCCACATCACTGCCGCGAATGGACTTGATGAGCGCCGAGGCCAGTTCATAGTGGTTATCGCCGTCCTTGTCGTGCCGGATGAGCACCTCGGGCAGCGCCGCCTTTATATGCTCCAGATCGCGCCTATCTTCCGGCAGGGCGCCCACATATTCCACAAGGTTCAGCAGGGTGCGGGCATCGCCGTGCGAAACCCCGGCCAGCAGGTCGGCCACATCATCGGTCATTTCAAGTTGCAGGTCTTTTGCGCCGCGCCGGGCAAGTTCCATAAGCTCCGGGCGGCCCAGGGGGCGCAGCCGCAGCACATGCAGGCGCGAAAGCAACTGACGAGTGACGCTGAACGAGGGATTTTCCGTGGTTGTGGCAAGCAGGGTCAGTTCGCCAGATTCCACCAGCGGCAAAAAAAAGTCCTGCTGCGCCTTGGAAAACCGGTGCAGTTCGTCCAGCACGAGAATTTCCACGCCTGTCAGCGAGCGCCTCAGATGCTGCAATCCGGCCTCGGGCGCGCTCAAACGCAGATAGGGCTTGCCGGATGATTTGGCCAGCAGCAGGGCGAGGGTTGATTTGCCGCAGCCGGGCGGGCCGAAAAACAGCAGACTGGGCAAACGCCCGGACTTCATAAGTGAGCGCAGGCGGTCGCCAAGATGGGTCTGACCCAGAAAAAGCGCCAGATCATCGGGCCGCATGCGCTCCGGCAGCGGCTTGCTTACGGTCACTTTCCGCTCCCTTGGGTGGCATCGGGCTTGCCGCCAAGCTGTGAACCCCACCAGTGCAGGCCAAGGCAGAGTGTTGCAGCTGTTTCACAGCGCAATACGCGCGCGCCAAGGCTCACGGCGGTAAAGTGGGCGGTTTTCAGGGCTGCCAGCTCCCTTTGCGAAAAGCCGCCTTCGGGGCCGATCACATAGACGGTAAGGCCGGGCTGGCCCGCCATTTCCGGGGTGAGCATATGCACGCCGTCCTGGAGTTCCCAGGGCAGAATGCGGTGGTCAGCTGTGTGCGAAAGATGGATGAGCTGATCCACGCCGCCAGAGAGGGCGCGTACTTCAGGCAGCCAGGGGTTGCCGCTCTGCTTTGCCCCGGCGATCATCTGCCCAAGGCAAGCTTCTTCTGCGGCGGCAGAAAGTTTGCCCTGGCTGTGATCGCCCTGCCACAGCCACACGCCATGCGCGCCAAGCTCCACGGCCTTTTCCATAAAAAATCCGCGCCGCACGGCCTTGCTGTAGGCCAGCGCCACAATGGCCCGCGAATGAGGAGCCGGGGTGACAGTTTCAGAAACGCGCTGGAGCTGCACGTTCTTTTTGCCCACCTTGCAGACCACAAATATGCCCGAACGGCCCCGGCCATCCAGAAGCCCCACTTCGGTGCCGGGTTCTGCGCGCAGAACCTGCCCCAGATGCCGGGCTTCCTGCCCTTCAAGAAGAGGTGTGTCGCCCCAGTGTTCAGGGGCCAGATAAAAAAACGATACGCTCATGCCACCACGTTTTCCTTGCCGCTGCGCGCCTTGCGCACAGCCTTGAACCCGTCCTGCAATGAAACAAGACGTCTGTAATTTTTACGAATTTCCTGACCAGCCGGGGTGAGGGTGTCTTCCGGCGGTTCAACGTATTTGCGTTGCAGATAACTGTCGCGCAGGATTCTTTCCACACAGTCGATGACGGCGTCAACCAGACCGGGGAAGAAACTGACGATTTCAAACTTCAGCTCGTTGAGCAGGTTCAGGGCCTCGCGGAACATCTGTTGGTAGGTGATGCGCGCGCCCTTGAAGGTGCGCTGGCACAGGTCTTCCAGTATGCGCACACGCCGGGCCTGCTGAATGTAGCTGAACCGGGTGCAGACCTCCTGATACAGTTCGCGCAGGTTTTCAAAGGCCTCGTCATTGTCCGGCGAAAAGAGATAGTTGGTCAACACCTTGCTTACATTGGAGAAAAACTCGTCACTATAGCTGATCATGCGGCGCTGATGCTTGGTCAGCCAGCTATAGAGGAATTTGAGCCGCTTTTCGTGCGTGCCCGTGTTTTCCACCACCTCGGTGCGCTTGTAGATGATGCGCCCCGTATATTCGCCGCGCACAATGTCGTTAAGGCGCAGGAACATGTTGGAGGTGTCCTTGATGATATTAAGCCCGGTGAGCGCTTCGCCCGTGATGGGGTGCAGCACCTCCTGCGCCACCACGGAGAGCGCGCGGTCCTGCCGCACGTTGCTGGCGTCAAAGGTGTGCTGACGGTACTTGATGCGCAAAATGACCACCCGGCGCGGCTTGTCCAGAAAAAATCCATCGCGGTCAATGGCGCTCAGCGCTTCGTCCTGATCGGCGTCCACAGCCACAAGGGCCACTTTTTCCAGCAGGGGGTAGCGCGTGTTTTCGCCATTGGCCATGTACGTGGTAATGGTTCTGTCCGTCTGCCCAAGCACGCGCAGCAAAAAGCGCTCGCCCATCTTGTGCAGTTTGCGGGCAAAAAGCGCGCTCGAGGTGCGGCGCTCTGAAACAATGGGGAAGCCGTAAAGCTCCATGAGGTACTGGTACACAAACATACGGTTGCGTTCGTAAATATCGCTGTCGCCGTATACGAACTTGCCGATGCGGATGCCAAAACGCTTCAGTTCGCTGTCGATATCTGACGGAAAGGAGGCGAATATCCCGGCCAGATGAAACTGCTTGTCCGCGCCCCAGGCCA
The Desulfovibrio sp. genome window above contains:
- a CDS encoding lysophospholipid acyltransferase family protein; amino-acid sequence: MNPFVDGAFEAKFLTGDTYSSQPASAGFFSRMMPSLSFYSRLFLGPVRWLCSRASKGQCDDAAWVYASAWVADLVERMGCPIQIEGMDAIEAVDGPCLFVANHMSTLETFMLPAMIRPRRQVTFVVKKSLTTMPFFGPVMCSRDPIVVGRSNPREDLTAVLNGGLERLKKGISIIVFPQHTRSREFNPQQFNSIGVKLAKKAGVPIVPLALKTDAWGQGKKIKELGPVKPGLTIRYNFASPLTIAGQGKEEQAAICQHIESHLGKWQQLDGINE
- a CDS encoding replication-associated recombination protein A, encoding MTVSKPLPERMRPDDLALFLGQTHLGDRLRSLMKSGRLPSLLFFGPPGCGKSTLALLLAKSSGKPYLRLSAPEAGLQHLRRSLTGVEILVLDELHRFSKAQQDFFLPLVESGELTLLATTTENPSFSVTRQLLSRLHVLRLRPLGRPELMELARRGAKDLQLEMTDDVADLLAGVSHGDARTLLNLVEYVGALPEDRRDLEHIKAALPEVLIRHDKDGDNHYELASALIKSIRGSDVDAALYYLACLLEGGEDPRFVCRRLILSASEDVGLADPDALGLAVACQQAVEFVGMPEGFIPLAETVTYLALAKKSNTSYAAYLNAAREVKLNGTRPVPLHLRNPSTQLHKEWGYGKEYKYPHNYPESWIEQSYLPTELEGRRFYQPRDNGEEPRLSQWWRKLHKIKKTDE
- a CDS encoding 16S rRNA (uracil(1498)-N(3))-methyltransferase, which encodes MSVSFFYLAPEHWGDTPLLEGQEARHLGQVLRAEPGTEVGLLDGRGRSGIFVVCKVGKKNVQLQRVSETVTPAPHSRAIVALAYSKAVRRGFFMEKAVELGAHGVWLWQGDHSQGKLSAAAEEACLGQMIAGAKQSGNPWLPEVRALSGGVDQLIHLSHTADHRILPWELQDGVHMLTPEMAGQPGLTVYVIGPEGGFSQRELAALKTAHFTAVSLGARVLRCETAATLCLGLHWWGSQLGGKPDATQGSGK